Proteins from one Methanococcus maripaludis C5 genomic window:
- the tpiA gene encoding triose-phosphate isomerase → MKPNLIINYKTYTESIGKSGLAIAKAAEKVSDESGITIGVAPQFLDLRMILDEVNIPVYAQHMDAVNPGSSTGHILPDALKDAGVTGTLLNHSERRMLLADLEKCIEISNKLGLKTVVCTNNIPVSKAVSALNPTSIAVEPPELIGSGIPVSKANPEVVSGTVREVREINKNVEILCGAGISKGEDVKSALELGTNGVLLASGVVKAKNVEDAIRELIAEI, encoded by the coding sequence ATCAAGCCAAATCTAATCATAAATTACAAAACTTACACGGAAAGCATCGGTAAAAGCGGTTTAGCAATTGCAAAAGCCGCAGAAAAAGTTTCAGACGAGTCAGGAATTACTATTGGGGTAGCACCTCAATTTTTAGATTTAAGAATGATTTTAGATGAAGTAAATATCCCAGTATATGCGCAACACATGGATGCAGTAAATCCTGGAAGCAGTACTGGACACATATTACCTGATGCATTAAAAGATGCAGGTGTTACTGGAACTCTTTTAAACCACTCTGAAAGAAGAATGCTTCTTGCAGACCTTGAAAAATGCATTGAAATTTCAAATAAACTTGGTTTAAAGACTGTTGTATGTACAAACAATATACCCGTTTCAAAAGCAGTTTCTGCGTTAAATCCAACGTCAATTGCAGTAGAACCTCCTGAATTAATTGGAAGCGGAATACCAGTTTCAAAAGCAAATCCTGAAGTGGTGTCAGGAACTGTAAGGGAAGTTCGAGAAATTAACAAAAATGTTGAAATATTGTGTGGTGCAGGCATTTCAAAAGGAGAAGATGTAAAATCTGCGCTTGAACTTGGAACAAACGGTGTTTTGCTTGCATCAGGTGTTGTAAAAGCTAAAAACGTTGAAGATGCAATACGAGAATTAATTGCAGAAATCTAA
- a CDS encoding Hsp20/alpha crystallin family protein, translating to MFGRDPKDPFSEIFKVFGMGVPMEGFGGPMGKSMFQMSSLGLEISGKGFMPITLIEGDETIKIIAMAPGVNKNDIVINAIGETLELRAKRAPMAIMESEKVIYSEVPEDEEIYKTIKLPAPVKEGNSSAKFENGMLIVTLPKAEKAKRTGIDIE from the coding sequence ATGTTCGGTAGAGATCCAAAAGATCCATTTTCAGAAATCTTTAAGGTTTTCGGTATGGGCGTTCCCATGGAAGGTTTTGGGGGCCCAATGGGGAAATCAATGTTCCAAATGAGTTCATTGGGTTTAGAAATCAGCGGAAAAGGTTTCATGCCTATAACATTAATTGAGGGTGACGAAACGATTAAAATCATTGCAATGGCTCCGGGAGTAAATAAAAACGACATTGTAATAAATGCAATAGGGGAAACTCTTGAATTAAGGGCGAAAAGAGCTCCAATGGCAATAATGGAATCAGAAAAAGTAATTTATTCAGAAGTACCTGAAGACGAAGAAATCTACAAAACCATAAAATTACCCGCTCCAGTTAAAGAAGGAAATTCCTCTGCTAAATTCGAAAACGGAATGTTGATCGTGACCCTTCCAAAAGCAGAAAAAGCTAAGAGAACCGGAATTGACATAGAATAA
- a CDS encoding 2-amino-3,7-dideoxy-D-threo-hept-6-ulosonate synthase: MKMFDNIKNVGKLIRLERIFDKKSEKTVIIPMDHGVSSGPLDGIKDMRITTNAVADGGANAVLGHKGLVRHGHRGYGRDIGLIIHMSAGTSISPDPNKKVIVTTVEDAIRLGADAVSLHVNVGAESDFEMYRDLGLISETCEQWGMPLIAMMYPRGPKIKDEKDPEVVAHAARLGAELGADIIKTNYTGDPDTFKEVVKGCPAPIVIAGGPKTNTDEEFLQMVKDAMHAGGKGVASGRNVFQHKDVKGITSAICKIVHEDAEVKEALKEIKI; the protein is encoded by the coding sequence ATGAAAATGTTCGACAATATCAAAAATGTAGGAAAACTTATCAGATTAGAAAGAATATTCGATAAAAAAAGTGAAAAAACGGTAATAATCCCTATGGATCACGGTGTTTCATCGGGGCCACTTGATGGTATAAAGGATATGCGGATTACGACAAATGCAGTTGCTGACGGTGGAGCAAATGCAGTTTTGGGTCACAAAGGACTTGTAAGACACGGACACAGGGGATACGGAAGAGACATTGGGTTAATCATACACATGTCTGCAGGAACTTCAATTTCACCCGATCCAAACAAAAAGGTAATTGTAACAACAGTTGAAGATGCAATAAGACTTGGTGCAGACGCAGTTTCATTACACGTAAACGTTGGTGCAGAATCCGACTTTGAAATGTACAGGGATTTAGGTTTAATTTCAGAAACTTGTGAACAGTGGGGAATGCCATTAATTGCAATGATGTACCCAAGAGGTCCAAAAATTAAAGATGAAAAAGACCCCGAGGTAGTTGCACACGCTGCAAGACTTGGTGCTGAACTTGGTGCTGATATCATCAAAACAAATTACACTGGAGACCCAGATACCTTCAAAGAAGTTGTCAAAGGATGTCCCGCACCAATTGTTATTGCAGGCGGCCCTAAAACAAACACTGACGAAGAATTCTTACAAATGGTAAAAGATGCAATGCACGCAGGTGGAAAAGGAGTAGCTTCTGGAAGAAACGTATTCCAACACAAAGACGTCAAAGGAATTACAAGTGCAATCTGCAAAATCGTTCACGAAGATGCAGAAGTAAAAGAAGCATTAAAAGAAATAAAAATCTAA
- a CDS encoding uracil-xanthine permease family protein, translating into MKRIALGFQHVLAMFGATVTVPLVVGYAIGLSMSEIALLLQAVLLAMGVATLLQTYVGSRLPIVQGSSFAFIPGLIAVGSGMGLAAVEGALIMGGVIEAATGALGLIGRLKKLFSPIVTGVTIMLIGFSLANVAVQYSFNYFADPAGGSIAISALVAAITFITTILVSLQGKGTLKAMPVIIGAAVGYIISIFLGLVDFSMMAQLSWFAMPKLMPWGMPVFDVNAIVILLFAFMVSIIESVGDYHAISTIADLKIDDNKINRGIASEGFSCTLAGLFGACGTTSYSENIGLVALTKVSSVQVVQIGAGILILLSLIPKFSGLLASIPAPVLGGLTTALYGMISITGLKLIKDKVELNDRNTLILASALIFGLGAPQLPAEFLSLFPQIVSSILESGMAVGAITAILMDQLLKK; encoded by the coding sequence ATGAAAAGAATAGCTTTGGGTTTTCAGCACGTACTCGCAATGTTTGGTGCAACTGTAACCGTTCCGCTTGTTGTGGGGTATGCAATTGGACTTTCGATGTCTGAAATTGCGCTTTTACTTCAAGCAGTATTGCTTGCAATGGGTGTTGCCACACTTTTACAGACCTATGTAGGTTCAAGATTACCGATTGTTCAGGGATCAAGTTTTGCATTTATTCCCGGATTAATTGCAGTTGGATCTGGAATGGGTCTTGCTGCAGTTGAAGGTGCTTTAATTATGGGTGGTGTCATCGAAGCTGCCACCGGTGCGTTAGGATTAATTGGAAGGTTAAAAAAACTTTTCTCCCCGATAGTTACAGGCGTTACAATCATGCTTATCGGGTTTAGCCTTGCAAATGTTGCAGTTCAGTATTCATTTAACTATTTTGCAGATCCTGCAGGCGGATCAATTGCAATATCTGCACTTGTTGCGGCAATAACATTTATAACAACAATACTTGTTTCGTTACAGGGAAAAGGAACATTAAAAGCAATGCCTGTTATAATTGGGGCGGCTGTCGGATATATTATAAGTATTTTCTTAGGTCTTGTAGACTTTTCAATGATGGCCCAGCTTTCATGGTTTGCAATGCCAAAACTTATGCCTTGGGGAATGCCAGTATTTGACGTTAATGCAATTGTAATATTGTTATTTGCATTTATGGTCAGCATTATTGAAAGTGTTGGGGATTACCATGCAATTTCAACAATTGCAGATTTAAAAATTGATGACAACAAAATAAATAGAGGTATCGCTTCAGAAGGTTTTTCCTGTACTCTTGCAGGTCTTTTTGGTGCATGTGGTACAACGAGTTACTCTGAAAACATCGGGCTTGTTGCACTTACAAAAGTTTCAAGCGTTCAGGTAGTTCAAATCGGTGCTGGAATTTTAATACTTCTTTCATTAATTCCAAAATTCTCAGGTCTTTTAGCATCAATTCCGGCTCCAGTACTCGGGGGGCTTACAACGGCACTCTACGGTATGATCAGCATTACAGGTCTTAAATTGATAAAAGACAAAGTCGAGTTAAACGACAGAAACACACTGATATTGGCAAGCGCACTTATATTCGGTCTTGGTGCACCACAACTTCCAGCAGAATTCTTAAGCCTGTTTCCACAAATCGTTTCAAGCATTTTAGAATCAGGAATGGCAGTTGGTGCAATAACCGCAATATTAATGGACCAGTTGTTAAAAAAATAA
- the upp gene encoding uracil phosphoribosyltransferase produces the protein MIKDERWEGVYSFEDSPYLMETLTDLRKISTENISFRKGLVRLGRYMGYELTKTMEFEKMPIQTPLEKTEGVFAKDRKNVVIITILRAAFPLMEGLIKNFESAKVGIVSASRGHAPDFKIEMNYIKVPQLNPEDTVIVSDPMIATGSTLIHVLKEFRDSKPKRMMIVGVLAAPEGINAVKKEFSDVEIFVTKIDENLNKDGYIVPGLGDAGDRAFGEPFKVPMLPQMHNLE, from the coding sequence ATGATAAAAGATGAAAGATGGGAAGGAGTTTACTCTTTTGAAGACTCGCCCTATTTAATGGAAACATTGACTGATTTAAGAAAGATCAGTACTGAAAACATATCTTTTAGAAAAGGACTCGTAAGACTTGGAAGATACATGGGTTATGAGTTAACGAAAACCATGGAATTTGAAAAAATGCCCATTCAAACGCCTTTAGAAAAAACAGAAGGTGTTTTTGCAAAAGATAGAAAAAATGTAGTGATTATAACAATTTTAAGAGCTGCATTTCCACTGATGGAAGGATTGATTAAAAATTTCGAGTCTGCAAAAGTAGGAATCGTGTCTGCTTCAAGAGGGCATGCGCCAGACTTTAAAATAGAAATGAATTACATTAAAGTTCCTCAACTTAACCCTGAAGATACGGTTATTGTATCTGACCCGATGATTGCAACAGGTTCTACATTAATACACGTTTTAAAAGAGTTTAGAGACTCAAAACCAAAACGAATGATGATAGTTGGAGTTCTTGCAGCACCTGAAGGAATAAATGCAGTGAAAAAAGAATTTTCAGACGTTGAAATATTTGTAACAAAGATCGACGAAAATCTAAATAAAGACGGATATATAGTTCCGGGCCTTGGAGATGCAGGGGATCGTGCATTTGGCGAACCATTTAAAGTACCTATGCTACCGCAGATGCATAACTTGGAATAA
- a CDS encoding METTL5 family protein, which yields MKKRHLEILLDNLKPHPKPKAHLEQYSIEGNLASEFLLFAKDDIDGSFAIDLGCGSGRLIIGAKVLGAERAVGLDIDNETIDTAEENLKNLNVDSNLDLKVDFLNSDVKNIDKKYFEDNYSNFNNLKKVVIQNPPFGSQKKYADRIFLDKAFEIGDVIYTIHNTATRDFLINYVKEKGREITNIFQADFRIPAIYEFHKKKAVNVPVDIYRIV from the coding sequence ATGAAAAAGAGACACCTTGAAATTTTACTTGACAACTTAAAACCGCATCCAAAACCAAAAGCACACCTTGAACAGTATTCTATCGAAGGAAACCTTGCAAGCGAGTTTTTATTGTTTGCTAAAGATGATATTGATGGTAGTTTTGCAATTGATCTTGGTTGTGGTAGTGGTAGACTTATAATCGGTGCCAAAGTTCTTGGTGCAGAACGTGCGGTTGGACTTGACATTGATAATGAAACAATTGATACTGCAGAAGAAAATTTAAAAAATTTAAACGTAGACTCAAATTTAGATTTAAAAGTCGATTTTTTAAATTCCGATGTTAAAAATATCGATAAAAAATATTTTGAAGATAATTATTCCAATTTTAATAATTTAAAAAAGGTAGTTATTCAAAATCCTCCTTTCGGATCCCAAAAAAAGTATGCAGATAGGATTTTTTTAGATAAGGCGTTTGAAATTGGTGATGTAATTTACACAATACACAATACTGCAACAAGAGATTTTTTAATAAATTATGTTAAAGAAAAAGGCCGAGAAATTACGAATATTTTCCAGGCAGACTTTAGGATACCTGCAATTTATGAATTCCATAAGAAAAAGGCTGTAAACGTTCCGGTAGATATTTATAGAATAGTTTAG
- the sepS gene encoding O-phosphoserine--tRNA ligase: MFKREEIIEMANKDFEKAWIETKDLIKAKKVNESYPRIKPAFGKTHPVNDTIENLRQAYLRMGFEEYINPVIVDERDIYKQFGPEAMAVLDRCFYLAGLPRPDVGLSDEKISQIEKLGIKVSEHKESLQKILHGYKKGTLDGDDLVLEISNALEISSEMGLKILEEVFPEFKDLTAVSSKLTLRSHMTSGWFLTVSDLMNKKPLPFKLFSIDRCFRREQKEDKSHLMTYHSASCAIAGEGVDINDGKAIAEGLLSQFGFTNFKFIPDEKKSKYYTPETQTEVYAYHPKLKEWLEVATFGVYSPVALSKYGIDVPVMNLGLGVERLAMISGNFADVREMVYPQFYEHKLSDRAVASMVKLDKVPVMDEIYDLTKELIDSCVKNKDLKSPCELTIEKTFSFGKTKKNVKINIFEKEEGKNLLGPSILNEIYVYDGNVIGIPESFDGVKEEFKDFLEKGKAEGVPTGIRYIDALCFKITSKLEEAFVSNTTEFKVKVPIVRSLSDINLKIDDIALKQIMSKTKVIDVRGPVFLNVEVKIE; this comes from the coding sequence ATGTTTAAGAGAGAAGAAATCATTGAAATGGCCAATAAGGACTTTGAAAAGGCATGGATCGAAACTAAAGACCTTATAAAAGCTAAAAAGGTAAACGAAAGTTACCCAAGAATAAAACCAGCTTTTGGAAAAACACATCCTGTAAATGACACTATTGAAAATTTAAGACAGGCATATCTTAGGATGGGTTTTGAAGAATACATAAATCCCGTAATTGTAGATGAAAGAGATATTTATAAACAGTTCGGCCCTGAAGCAATGGCAGTTTTAGATAGATGCTTTTATTTAGCAGGCCTTCCAAGACCTGACGTTGGTTTGAGCGATGAAAAAATTTCCCAAATTGAAAAACTTGGAATTAAAGTTTCTGAACACAAAGAAAGTTTACAGAAAATACTTCACGGATACAAAAAAGGAACTCTTGATGGTGACGATTTGGTTTTAGAAATTTCAAATGCACTTGAAATTTCAAGCGAGATGGGTTTAAAAATTTTAGAAGAAGTTTTCCCAGAATTTAAGGATTTGACCGCAGTTTCTTCAAAATTAACTTTGAGAAGCCATATGACTTCAGGATGGTTCCTTACTGTTTCAGACCTCATGAACAAAAAACCCCTTCCATTTAAACTCTTTTCGATTGATAGATGTTTTAGAAGAGAGCAGAAAGAAGATAAAAGCCACTTAATGACATACCACTCTGCATCCTGTGCAATCGCAGGTGAAGGCGTTGATATTAACGACGGAAAAGCAATCGCAGAAGGCTTATTATCACAGTTTGGCTTTACAAACTTTAAATTCATTCCTGATGAAAAGAAAAGTAAATACTACACCCCTGAAACACAGACTGAAGTCTACGCATACCACCCAAAATTAAAAGAATGGCTCGAAGTTGCTACATTTGGAGTATATTCACCAGTTGCATTAAGCAAATACGGAATAGATGTTCCAGTCATGAATTTGGGACTTGGTGTTGAAAGACTTGCAATGATTTCTGGAAACTTTGCAGATGTTCGAGAAATGGTATATCCGCAGTTTTACGAACACAAACTTAGTGACAGGGCTGTTGCTTCAATGGTAAAACTTGATAAAGTTCCAGTAATGGATGAAATTTACGATTTAACAAAAGAATTAATTGATTCATGCGTTAAAAACAAAGATTTAAAGTCACCTTGTGAATTAACTATTGAAAAAACATTTTCGTTTGGAAAAACCAAGAAAAATGTAAAAATAAACATTTTCGAAAAAGAAGAAGGTAAAAATTTACTCGGACCTTCAATTTTAAACGAAATCTACGTTTACGATGGAAATGTAATCGGAATTCCTGAAAGCTTTGATGGAGTAAAAGAAGAATTTAAGGACTTTTTGGAAAAAGGAAAAGCAGAAGGTGTTCCAACAGGCATTCGATATATCGATGCACTTTGCTTTAAAATTACTTCAAAATTAGAAGAAGCGTTTGTGTCAAACACTACTGAATTCAAAGTTAAAGTTCCAATTGTTAGAAGTTTAAGCGACATTAACTTAAAAATCGATGATATCGCATTAAAGCAGATCATGAGTAAAACTAAAGTAATTGACGTGAGAGGCCCTGTCTTTTTAAATGTCGAAGTAAAAATTGAATAA
- the ftsY gene encoding signal recognition particle-docking protein FtsY, with amino-acid sequence MFGSLKEKLNSTISKLSDKIYAKGDAKTIEETVLDETPKKIDEEKETILENPENTLKESEKEYFERKEKVGFFDKLSITKSIKKVLGQDVVLTESDIEDILEEMEMELFEADVAFDVVEKIIGSLKNQLVGLKISAKDNPEEITINALKKSIKEILSQEKIDVFGLIDEKKSKGEPAVLLFVGINGTGKTTSISKLAYILKERGYSAVMAAGDTFRAGAIEQLEEHGKNTDIKVIKHQKGADSAAVIYDAINHAKAKGLNVVLADTAGRQTTNINLMDEIKKVVRVTKPDLIIFVGDSLAGNDAISQAEEFNNAINIDGAILTKTDADAKGGAALSIAYAIGKPILFMGIGQRYSDLQEFDVKWMVKKLFSEEDIKLSSERQF; translated from the coding sequence ATGTTTGGAAGTTTAAAGGAAAAATTAAACAGCACAATCTCAAAATTAAGTGATAAAATTTACGCTAAAGGGGATGCTAAAACTATCGAAGAAACAGTTTTAGATGAAACTCCTAAAAAAATTGATGAAGAAAAAGAAACTATTCTAGAAAATCCGGAAAATACGTTAAAAGAATCAGAAAAGGAATATTTTGAAAGAAAAGAAAAAGTTGGATTTTTTGACAAATTATCAATTACTAAAAGCATTAAAAAAGTCCTTGGACAAGATGTAGTCTTAACGGAAAGTGATATTGAAGACATACTTGAAGAAATGGAAATGGAACTTTTTGAAGCAGATGTTGCATTTGATGTCGTTGAAAAAATCATTGGATCACTAAAAAATCAGCTTGTTGGACTTAAAATATCTGCTAAAGATAATCCCGAAGAAATAACCATAAATGCACTAAAAAAATCCATTAAAGAAATTTTATCCCAGGAAAAAATTGATGTTTTTGGACTTATCGATGAAAAAAAGTCAAAAGGAGAACCTGCAGTATTGCTATTTGTCGGAATAAATGGAACTGGAAAAACAACTTCTATTTCTAAATTAGCATATATCTTAAAAGAAAGAGGATATTCTGCAGTAATGGCGGCAGGTGACACATTTAGGGCAGGTGCAATAGAGCAGCTCGAAGAACATGGGAAAAATACCGATATTAAAGTTATAAAGCATCAAAAAGGTGCAGACAGTGCTGCAGTAATTTATGATGCGATAAACCACGCAAAAGCAAAAGGACTCAACGTAGTGCTTGCGGACACTGCTGGAAGGCAGACTACAAACATTAATTTGATGGATGAAATTAAAAAGGTAGTAAGGGTTACTAAACCAGATTTAATCATATTTGTTGGGGATTCCCTTGCTGGAAACGATGCAATATCGCAAGCAGAGGAATTTAACAATGCAATTAATATCGATGGTGCAATACTTACAAAAACAGATGCTGATGCAAAAGGCGGTGCTGCACTATCCATTGCATACGCAATTGGAAAACCAATATTATTCATGGGAATCGGCCAGAGATATTCGGACCTTCAAGAATTTGATGTTAAATGGATGGTAAAAAAACTATTCTCAGAAGAAGACATTAAATTATCGTCTGAAAGACAATTTTAA